taCATTTTGTAGTGACAGGGTCCTCTTAGGTACAGAGTCTCAATGactcatgtctatcccatcctacaattggcagtaacacatgagggaatcgacaaagtagattcttcgccaatacacacatcaaacatatgagtactcgcattcgtatcctgacatcacatgtctaggcatacccaatgcaacgaccatgtgataagggtgcctagcccagACCCTaatcatgactaccattttaagtaatacttacggacacataatgctcaaaaagtttatatcgcatgtgataatattaaaccaaaatgtataaaaggttcaatacaaagcaAACATGACCGAACCGGAccaaaccaggtttgatggacacataagtCCAACATATTACACGTTCCATGGTGCGGAATGCAAATTTTTTATCGGGCATCCCCCACTGCCAACATTGTGTTCATTGACTATGCTCTTGGCTTCTCACAAAGCTATAGAGCActgcaaaccccccccccccctgttcGTTCTTTCATGGGAGCCTCACTGAATTACCCTCTTGCTTGCAAATGCTGAGCTTAACCGTTCCCACATCAGGTATTTATTATGATTACCTTTTTTTGGTCTTCACATGAACATACACAGAGGTTTGGAACCCTTTCCCCCTATGATATGTGAAGGCATCTACATTGCATAAGAATCCATGGTTCCTTTAGATTAAAGGTGTTGTCCATTTGTTCATATATATGATCATCTCTTTGTAGTTCATAATGTTCAAATCACCCAATATTTGTTCATAAGATCacaccacatgtcaaatttcaaaccaaGATTCAATGTATCCCATCATATGAGCATGCAGCTGCCACCAAATGATGAGTCGATCAAAAATGGTTGAAATGAGCCACAACAAACTAAGATGTAGACAATCCAAGGGTGCTCTGTCTATCCAACAGTTCAATCGGCCACATAATTAGGAGATACCACCTAGATGTGCCCTCGTCCATCCAGAGAAACATGTGCTTATTCATTAAAAATACGGTGGCAACCAGATCACCTCATGTTCCCCTGTGCACACAGCATCATACAACCACGCCTGATCGACCAATGTGTCTCAAGATAGCTTAGCTTACATTGCTATGACCATACTGTAATTGATGCTTTTGTTAGTAGCAAATACCATCCCAAACCTTCAAAGTATTCAAACACACACAAGGACAGCATTCACCATCATCCACAATCCAACAATGTTCCAAAGGATGCATGCCCAAGCCAAAAGAGGTGCGTTCTAATGGCTCTTCAGGAAAATAAAGCTTGGTCACAGTTagctcatcaatggcttctttgtCCACTAGCACCATGCTGTGCCACAAAGAACTAAAGAATGCAAATTAAGCACATACCGACCCCAAACACCACAAATCAACCCACACTTCCTAATGGTCCTTGCCTAACAAAATGGCAGTAAAGTAACACTgcttaagtttaaaattttatgaATGCAGTGTGTGGACATTTTCTACCAACGTATATGCGATTTGAAAACGGAAGTGAAACTATAGCTTAATGCAAATATGGAAGATGTGTTGATGATAATGGTGCAAGAAATCATAATTGTTTATTTCAATTAAGGTATCAAGATCTGCTGAAAGATATAAAGTCAACAATAAACTGCCCTAATAGGGGCCTTTATATACAAAAAATAAGGAGGCCAAATGACTAAAACCTGATTGCTAAAGACGGGTTTATGGAACCTTCCATGTGCACCCCTAACATTACCAGAATCAAGACACTGATGTGTCTTGCTCCACATCCTCGGAAGCCGAAAACCCCTCAGCTCCTCGCTCACCATCTGAATCTTCGTTCTTCACTGGAATTTCAGACTTCTTCACAGGCACTGGACCAACCCTTCTCTGGTGTTCTGGGAACAAACAATAGATCCAGTTAAATCTACTTCTGAATATCTCAAATGAAGAAACTGCATGTAAAAGCACATTAAATAGAGGAAGTCTAAGAAGAGAATACTTTTACTAGTAATTGCACTGCGAGTATAACTCAAGAACTCATCCCAATTGAATTGCCTTAGCTCTTGCTTCTCTTCCTCTGGGAGCTCAAAGTTGGGTTCTCTCCCGCACATAAAAGCCGCCCTGTAAAGATACAAAAAACTAATATGTAACATACTGTCATGCATCCAAACTAtttgaaactattttttttggataattgcACTTTAATGAGAGGATGGACGGGAACTAGCCATGGGGATACTTCAACATATGTCTAATACCTGTCTTCTTCCCCTAGGCAATCACCTAAAAGCAACTATGATTTTGCTCTGCATACCATTATATGTAAGGCAAGCCCTCTCCTTTCACTAATTCTTGTCTGCTACTGTGGATGTGCATGTCAGTGTCAGACACATGACACAGCAAGAAAATGAGAATGAGGCATTAACTTGTTACCTAGCCACCTAGGTGGAAAGGGAGGACATGCATAACAAATTTATGTGATATACATTAGAAACTCAAAAGCCAAAATTTGGCACATtgatatatatgtttttatcCTGAAAATTTAAAACCATAGTATTTTTTGCACTCGATGTTTTCTTGAAAACAAAAACTGCAAAGTTGGCTGCAATGTTCTGACTGTTTGGCATTTCACACTCTTAAAAAATAAGCAAATTTTAGGTACCATACACAAATTCAAATTCACTACTTAGACGCATGACTAACCACTTTTCATGGTTTCTATAGTGAAATCTGGTCTCTAATGTTGAACTAAGatatgaaaaaggaaaaaggatatGGAGCTTGCATAGGTTCTTAAGGACTTCAGAGGTTCTGATGTTGTTCCCGATATTAAAAGGTACTTCTTCATGCCACATTTACAGGGTATGGTAGGAAAGATTGACCAAAAAGATTGTCAATAGTATTTGACTGCAGTTCCCTGCTCACAATGCTTCTAACAGGAAGTTCTCTAAACACGGAGCAGATGTTTGGTTCTGTCATGAAATCCCAAACCATGTGAAGATTCTCCTAGTAGGTTATTAAATTTATGATTGCTAGCAATGGGTCCTTGCTTAATGAAACTGGAGGTTTGTAAAGGTGAGATTTAATGAAGAGAAACATCTTCTCATTTTTTACACTTGAATGAACCAAAGCTCAATGATTCAGCCCGAACTACAAGCCATCCAAAATGTTCCTTCACACCCCCCCCctaactttttccttttttgatacAGACATGGTGTTTCTGAAAGCCTCGGGAAGGTCAGAGTGACTACAGATTCCCCGCTGGGGGTGTTCTGTATCTTCAAATTTGATGATGCATGGAAGTGCCTCTTGGCATGGTGGTGGCTGCCAGTGCAGCAGGGCGCTGGACTAAATCCAAGGGAGAAGTCGGTGGTTTGACTCTCCCCCGCATCGGATGTTAAAAATccttattcccccccccctggCCACCTTCTCCTCTTGGAGCAGGGATGCCACCCTGGCCAACCTCTTGGGCTGTCACCCCCTAGTGGCCTATGGGCGTAGGGTAGGgtctgataaaaaaaataaaaaaattgatgatgCCCCATCAAAATCAAGAAGAGTCCTTTACTCCAACCTTCACtccgccggggggggggggggttggggggcgCTGTTTCTAGATGCTTCTGCTCAACACCTCTAAAGAAACCAGCCAAATCAACTTTCTTGTGTGTATTTGTAATCTCTGATAGATGAAGAGACCATTTTTTGCTGTTATTATCCTTCTGAAGTGACGAGCATTCATTTAGAAGACACTAGTGGATCTGTGAAGGATGTGTATGATAAATATgtaatttcttttctctctctctctctctctctctctctctctatatatatatatatatatatatatatatatgaaaaaaatattcCAACACGCCCTCACCCGGAAGCATATCAGCATGCCCTGTGTTTTTTGCCACGTTCAAGTGATATGGCAATTCTGACTGCTGGATGTTTAGGAAATGATGTGGATTGGTCACACGTCAAATTCATCCGAGATTCAGTATATCCTCTCATATACATGCATACCCTAccgtgtatgtccatgcaccctgGAATCATCTCTCGGTATCACCTGATTTTTTCAAGACCTTGCTTTGCCATTTGGCAAAATCggattgggctgaaatttgacatagaGCCTTGAGATCCACCTGTACATAGAATTTCAACCCCAACTGAACTGCCAcgtggcatttttttttggaggaggTGCAGTTCTACTTCCAGGTGAGAGTGTGCCGAGCCCCGCTgcctatctatctatctatctatctatctatctatatatatatatatatatatatatatatatatatatatatataaaacaaagaACATGTTTGCAAAAGTTCTACATTGGCATATATCAACAGAAGAGGATAATCACCTTCTATGGAAACCAGGATCATCTAGAGCTAATTGGGATAAAGAATCGTATTTATCTGCATATTTACTGCTAAAATTACTAAATAAGCTAGGACCTTGAGAATCTCAAAAGGAACATAGTGAACAATTTTATGCTAAATTATCAGTCACAGTAACTTCAGAAAAGGATGTAAGTACCGGTCATATAAACGTGCAGCTTCCTCTTGTGAACCAACAGTTCCCAAGTGGATTTGCTTTTTGTCAACTTTTATTGCTGCCTGCCATTTCATATTTTTGAAATATACACCTCTCATCATACATGGCTCTTGATTTTCAAAATGCTTTCTCCTCCGGTGTCGCTTTCTGCATTTGATTGCTTGCCCTACAAATAGCAGCACTGCAGGTTAGTTGCACAGCCAGATAGCAACACAAAGACACAAGAGCTTATAATACACCACTTTTGAGTTTACATTCACATATAAATCACATATATTTACAAGGAAGGTATGTGTGCAAGTGTGCATGTGTAAGCGAAGAGAAAGACACAGATATACTCAGAACCTATTTAATCAAGTATCATGTGCTTAATTGACGAGTAAACTGAGGTCAGACAGAACTTCCAAACCAAACCCCAAGGTGTATTTAGttatcatttatttattttttcctttcccCCTTTCCTGTTATGTATAAGTTACAAGGAATGCACATCTTTCAATCACTATATCACTCCGATTCGGAAATATGCACCATTCCTCATGCCAGAACTAACATTGACTTAATAATCTATGGCATCTAAATTCTTAATGTATCAAGATCAACAAGTTAGAAGGTAACAAGTAGACACTACAGAATCACTGCAGATGGCCTAAGCCCTTCACCCACAGTCAAGAGGGGTCCACCAAGCACTCCTTTAGCCACAACATAAGATCTTGCGGACACAAGGCAGTGGCTTCAACCATGGTCAAGCTCACAATTAGAATAAGAAGCTGAAAAGCTTGAAATCTGAAATGAAGGCGGATCTCAGTCCACAtcaacttaaattaaaatttaacaaaaaaggGAACAAACATTTTCCAAATGATATCCAAGCAAATATCCAGAGAAAGAGGGACTGCATTAAGTAAGATCCAGATTAGCAACAAGGAAAAAATGGTGACTACCCATCAACCAGACAGGTATAAAGAGAAAATTTCCAGTGAAAAAGGACCCCTTTTTATAACATTTTAAACTAATAACCATTTTGAGAAgccttttgagagagagagagagagagagagatcccacTCTGTACATATTATCAACTGTACAGAAGGCAGCTTGTTGGATGTTGGCTGCAAACCCGTGAATAATAAAGTATGTCAAACAGTTCTATCCAATTTATATATCATACAAGAAatcattttcttttgaatttttcttcatGAATTTTAATAATTACTTACACAAAACATGTTTCCAAATGTTTCTCTCCCTATGATTTGAAATTCACAAtcaggtattttcttaaaagctTGAAGCGAAAAAAAGAAGATGCAGTTTGAGGCAGAGGAGCTACAGATAAGATCAAAGCTCAATTTATGATTTTAAGTTAGCCATCTATTATTCAGATTCTTCTTTGCATTTGGGATAACAACTGAAGCATCAGGTAGGGGGGGTGGAGTAGATGACGAAGGTCTATGTTGGGTCTGTGGTGAGATTTGGTGAAAGTTATTCCCTCTACCccctctttcttattttttttaattgaatcctTTGGCTTTCCTTAATTTTTGCAGTACTCACATACTTCtaaattttttaatataaataataagGATATATGCCATTAGTGCTGTCAGTCAaactttaaatttctttttgagTCAGATCTTAAATGACATTGAACCTCAGTCCAGCATTGGAACAATAACTGCCACAGCTGagctttcaatttatttttttcaagcaAGTACAAAATAATTACTAGAAACTcgaatttcacatattttaagCCCTACACCTTTGCACATAATCAAGCTACCTAGTTCCAAAGAGGAAACACAGTTCGTTATTATTTACAGAAATAATTTAAAGAATAAACAGGAGAAAGGATATCATGtgcttttcttcctttttcatactaaaaaaaatccttttcacTCATCAGTTGCCAAGAGAACTTTAAATTCAGCTAACAACAATTGCTATTATATATAATTCTTCTATAAAGACAAACCTGAAAATTGTTGATGTTGATCTTCTTTTGACGAGCTAGAAACAGATACATTTATCTGGGAGACATAATTGTGTACCATAAATACAATCTCAATCATAAGATGAACCAAATGTACATCATActaataaattaaattaaaaaaaaaaaacaatgtagTATGCCTGAACTTTAAAGATCATAATTCAAGAAATTAAATGTATGCATTATCATGCCAAGAATACACATCTATGGAAACCAAGGAAACGAAAACGCTTAAAATATAGTCTCCAGTTATTTCATTTCTAAGAACAGGTATGTCAATCACAACCAATGTCTTCCACTCACTTATTGAGAGACACTATAAATTCATAGAGGATAGGTATTGTGAAATCGAGAATGTTTGAAAGATGTAAATGTACTACCCATGGGTTCTACATTTTGATACCATCCAATATGCTTCATCAACAAATTAACCAATAAGAGCATAAAaagagtgtcccagtgcacgaggttcccacaattgcagggtctgggaggggcgaatgtacgcagccttactaCCCATGGGTTCTACATTTTGATACCATGTACCATCCAATATGCTTCATCAACAAATTAAACAATAAGAACATATAaagagtgtcccagtgcacgaggttcccgcaattgcagggtctgggaggggtgaatgtacgcagccttaccccccatttcgcaggagaggctgtttccaagtttcgaacctgcaaccaacaggttgcaatagcgcaacttaaccaaTAAGAACATATATGCACAAATAAAACAATCCAAACTATCATATAAATATCACAGATCCCGCTTTAATGATGGCACATCAGAAAATATGGTGAACATTACATTTAAAGAATGTACTATGTGCACAACCCCCAATCCTGCTGCATCCAAGCAGTGACACTAGAAAAACATACTCCCCAGACAACCAT
The nucleotide sequence above comes from Telopea speciosissima isolate NSW1024214 ecotype Mountain lineage chromosome 3, Tspe_v1, whole genome shotgun sequence. Encoded proteins:
- the LOC122653649 gene encoding ethylene-responsive transcription factor-like protein At4g13040; the protein is MVSIRRRRLLGFSTGICPFMVELPKYSDNGNDSENAIQNTRTVDVHQMPSQDVNQPKEINVSVSSSSKEDQHQQFSGQAIKCRKRHRRRKHFENQEPCMMRGVYFKNMKWQAAIKVDKKQIHLGTVGSQEEAARLYDRAAFMCGREPNFELPEEEKQELRQFNWDEFLSYTRSAITSKKHQRRVGPVPVKKSEIPVKNEDSDGERGAEGFSASEDVEQDTSVS